A single Anopheles arabiensis isolate DONGOLA chromosome 2, AaraD3, whole genome shotgun sequence DNA region contains:
- the LOC120894177 gene encoding leucine-rich repeat-containing protein 15-like, producing the protein MIVLQVVVIMLLTSRNSADCQSVVNHNNESVNLSTQNDWSCARLLNHCLIVTTVNYRVPGKEFAINFDCNVHPVKNAHSDKVFRKVTSYRMDGRNAYSDTGFGLEYLSFPDKITTLVLHGYCVRIQRAVPLYRDFHNLELLELINCNVNHINGDVFQDLPKLQKLVLNSSTFGVMTHDVFHKLIQLKELFIENCTRIQFTASDLVNIQLIAVRNSTVYQISSIFDYLPSTLKTINFVNVLTHEIPNITLRSSDEEQSAVEDVAVVQSLLSCVIVKSLPRLISLNLSRNSLSENSIVLHNLPSLVTLVLSHNGFNQVSVALFTSGSSLNVLDLSHNQISYIHPKAFSSSPLLRMVNLSYNLLLSMEHFAPLPRLERIEIDKNPWDCLWLNKCRVINPSLFEIFRYSKRFDVLSVWGLPCRLEDTKEISTSPPFDRSEETIANSVSAYPQGKIFTKGRKESIVQPLSTATNSFKILITISVSY; encoded by the exons ATGATTGTATTGCAAGTTGTCGTGATAATGCTGTTAACCAGCCGCAATTCCGCTGATTGTCAATCAGTAGTAAATCATAATAACGAAAGTGTAAATTTGAGCACACAGAACGATTGGAGCTGTGCGAGACTATTAAACCATTGTTTGATTGTTACAACCGTAAACTACCGTGTACCTGGTAAAGAATTTGCCATCAACTTCGACTGCAATGTGCACCCGGTAAAGAATGCACATTCGGACAAAGTGTTTCGAAAGGTTACGAGCTACCGCATGGATGGCAGAAACGCATACAGCGATACTGGATTTGGCTTAGAGTATCTGAGTTTTCCAGACAAAATAACCACACTGGTGCTGCATGGTTACTGTGTGCGTATCCAGAGGGCCGTGCCGTTGTACCGTGATTTTCATAATCTTGAGCTGCTGGAGTTAATTAACTGTAATGTGAATCATATCAATGGAGATGTTTTTCAAGATCTGCCAAAGTTGCAAAAGTTAGTACTAAATAGCAGCACATTTGGGGTAATGACCCATGATGTGTTTCACAAACTCATACAATTGAAAGAGTTGTTCATAGAGAATTGTACAAGAATACAGTTCACGGCGAGCGATTTGGTAAACATTCAACTAATTGCTGTAAGAAATAGTACGGTGTACCAAATTTCTTCAATATTCGATTATCTACCATCAACGTTAAAGACAATCAATTTCGTCAATGTGCTGACCCATGAGATTCCAAATATAACGCTACGATCGTCAGATGAAGAGCAAAGTGCTGTGGAAGATGTTGCCGTAGTCCAAAGTTTGCTCTCTTGCGTGATTGTAAAAAGTTTGCCACGATTGATTTCACTAAACCTTTCAAGGAACTCGCTATCTGAGAACTCAATAGTGTTGCACAATCTACCGTCGCTGGTTACATTAGTGTTAAGCCATAACGGATTTAATCAAGTATCAGTAGCTTTATTTACATCCGGATCTTCATTAAACGTACTCGATCTTAGTCATAATCAAATTTCTTACATACATCCCAAAGCGTTCAGTTCATCACCTTTGCTACGGATGGTAAATCTTTCGTACAATTTGCTTTTGAGCATGGAACATTTTGCGCCTCTGCCTCGCCTCGAGCGAATCGAAATCGATAAAAATCCGTGGGATTGTTTGTGGTTAAACAAATGTCGAGTTATTAATCCGTCACTCTTTGAAATTTTTCGATATAGCAAACGATTCGACGTACTTTCAGTATGGGGTCTACCGTGCCGGCTGGAAGATACAAAGGAAATTTCAACTAGTCCCCCATTCGACCGGAGTGAAGAAACCATAGCTAATTCTGTTAGTGCATATCCACAAGGAAAAATATTCActaaaggaaggaaagaatcAATCGTTCAACCGTTGTCTACTGCTACAAATTcgtttaaaatattaataacaatATCG GTATCTTACTAA